CACCTCGAAGACCCGGTCGAAGGAGACCAGGGCGCTCATCACGTCGACCCGGACGTTGGAGAGCGCGGTCAGCGGGCCGTAGAGGCGGGTGAGCAGCAGCGCCAGGGTCACCACGGTGCCCGCGCTGACCGCACCGGTGACCGCGAGCCAGCCGCCGAGACCATAGGTGAGGGCCTGGGCCAGGGAGGCCACCAGCAGCATCGCCACGAAGAACGTCCGCGAGTACATGGCGGACTGGATGCCGATGTCGCGGACCCGCTCGGCGCGGCCGGCGAAGCGGCGTGCCTCGACCTCGGGCGAGCCGAAGAGCTTGACCAGCAGCGCCCCGGCCACGCCGAACCGCTCGGTCATCGTCGCGTTCATCTTCGCGTCGAGGTTGTACGACTCCCGGGTGATCTCGGCGAGCCGCTTGCCGACCCGGCGGGCCGGGATGATGAAGATGGGTAGCAGGATCAGCGAGAGCGTGGTGATCTGCCAGGAGAGGGTGAACATCACGCCGGCGGTGAGCACCAGCTGGATGACGTTGCTGACCACCCCGGACAGCGTCGAGGTGAAGGCCCGCTGGGCACCGAGCACGTCGTTGTTGAGCCGGCTGACCAGGGCGCCGGTCTGGGTCCGGGTGAAGAACTGCAGCGGCATCCGCTGGACGTGGTCGTAGACCCGGGTGCGCAGGTCGAGGATGATTCCCTCGCCGATCCGGGCCGAGTACCACCGTTGGACGAGGGAGAAGAGCGCGTCGGCGACCGCCAGCGCGGCGATCACCAGGGCCAGCCGCACCACCACCGAGCCGGCCTCGGTGCCGCCCCGGTTGATCGCGTTGATCACGTCACCGGCGAGCACCGGGGTCGCCACCCCGATGACCGCGGAGATGACCACGGTGACCAGGAAGACGACGATGTCGCGCCGGTAGGGTCGGGCGAAGGCGACGATCCGCTTGGCGGTGCCGCGCTTGAGCTGGTGTCCGGAGACCTCGTCGCTGCTCCGCATCGACCGGAGCATGCTCCAGCCCGCCATGCCCCCGCCGTGCATCGGACTGGACACTCGTCACCTCCGGGTCGTGGGCAGCACGCGTCGTCGGGTCAATTCTCCCGACGACTACGACAACCTCGCGAGTAACCCGGATCTTCCCGAACGGTCCTTACTATTCTCCGCGGCCGGCGAGATCACGCAACCGGCGGGTCTGGGCTTCCCGCTCGGCCCGCTGCTGCTCGGTGTGGGAGCGTCCGCCGGCGCCCGCGAGCAGCGCCTTGATCTCCACCACGGCGTCCCGGTTGCCGGCGAGCAGACCGGCGGTCAGGTCCCGCACCGCCGCGTCCAGCTCGTCGGTCGGTACGACCAGGTTGGCCAGGCCGATCCGGTCCGCCTCGGCGGCGTCCATCCGGCGGCCGGTGGCACAGATCTCCAGTGCCCGCGCATAGCCGACCAGCTCGACCAGCCGCTTCGTGCCGGCCAGGTCCGGCACGAGGCCGAGGGTCACCTCGGCCATGGAGAGCTTGGCGTCCTCGGCGAGCACCCGCAGGTCACAGGCGAGGGCGAGTTGGAAACCGGCACCGATCGCGTGCCCCTGCACGGCCGCCACCGAGATCACGTCCGGTCGGTGCAGCCAGGTGAAGCCGCCCTGGTACTCGGCGATCCGGTCCGCGCACTCCTGCTCGGGCAGGGTGGAGAGTTCGGCGAAGGACCCGGGGCCGGAGGCACCGGCCACCGACAGGTCCAGGCCCGCGGAGAAGGCCCGCCCCTCGGCGCGTACGACCACGACGCGCACGTCGCCCGGCAGGTCCCGGGAGAAGTCGCTCATCGCGCGCCACATGGCCGGGGTCTGGGCGTTGAGCACGTCGGGCCGGCACAACGTGACCGTGGCAACCGGCCCGTCGCAGTCGAGTCGTACCCCGGTCGTCTCGGCGGTCACCGGACGACCCGGAGCACGATGCTGATGGACGACGCTGGTGGGCGGGTCACGCCTTCTTGCGGCGCCGGGCGCCGCCGCGCTGCCGCAGCTGCACCCCGGACTCGGTGAGCACCCGGTGGATGAACCCGTAGGAGCGGCCGGTGGAGGCCGCCAGCGCACGGATGCTCTCCCCGGAGGTGTACCGCTTTACCAGGTCCTTGGCGAGCGTCTGACGCTCGGCTCCGACGATCCGGCGACCCTTCTCAGTGCTGGTGGCTGTGCCAGTGGAGGCCATGCTGATTCCTCACGTCGCAGACTGTGCGGTTCGGATACGGTCCCACCTATTAGACCGCCTCCGACGATCATGCGCTAGATATCAACTCTTCGCCAACCGACACGCTATGCGATGTCAACTTCCCGATAGCGTGATCCTGGCTACCAGTCGCCGTACGATCGCCCGTGCTGCGCCGACTGCGGCGTGGGGCCGTACCCTGCCCGGCGTGACCGACCCCCTCGCCGCCGCAGCCGGCGCGGCCGCCGTCTTCGCCGCGACCAACCTCGACGACGTCGTCGTGCTCACCGTGCTCTTCGTGGCCGCCCGCGGCGCCGGCCGGCCCCGTCCTTGGCAGATCGTGGCCGGGCAGTACCTGGGCATCGGCACGCTGGTCGCCGTCGCGGTGGTGGTCGCCGCCGGGCTGCTGGTCGTGCCCGACCCGTGGACCGGCCTGCTCGGCCTGCTGCCGATCGGGCTCGGGATCCGTGCCCTGGTCCGCCGCGCCGACGACGACGAACCGCCGGCCGTGGTGGGCAGCCTGCTCGGCGTGGCCGGGGTGACCATCGCCAACGGGTCCGACAACATCGCCGTCTACGTGCCGGTCTTCCGCTCCCTGGACCCGACCGCCGGCCTGGTCTGGCTGCTGGTCTTCGCCGCGCTGGTC
The Micromonospora sp. R77 DNA segment above includes these coding regions:
- a CDS encoding ABC transporter ATP-binding protein, with product MHGGGMAGWSMLRSMRSSDEVSGHQLKRGTAKRIVAFARPYRRDIVVFLVTVVISAVIGVATPVLAGDVINAINRGGTEAGSVVVRLALVIAALAVADALFSLVQRWYSARIGEGIILDLRTRVYDHVQRMPLQFFTRTQTGALVSRLNNDVLGAQRAFTSTLSGVVSNVIQLVLTAGVMFTLSWQITTLSLILLPIFIIPARRVGKRLAEITRESYNLDAKMNATMTERFGVAGALLVKLFGSPEVEARRFAGRAERVRDIGIQSAMYSRTFFVAMLLVASLAQALTYGLGGWLAVTGAVSAGTVVTLALLLTRLYGPLTALSNVRVDVMSALVSFDRVFEVLDLHPGIEEKPGAVPVPRGNGRVEFRDVRFRYPSAAEVSLASLEEVATLDRTVNEPVLKGVSFGVEPGQMVALVGPSGAGKSTLSMLISRIYDVSDGQVLVGGVDVRDATLASLRDEIGVVTQDSHLFHETIAENLRYAKPDATDDEIWAALAGAQVADLVRSLPDGLETTVGERGYRFSGGEKQRIAIARLLLKAPSIVILDEATAHLDSESEAAVQRALSVALTGRTALVIAHRLSTVRDADQILVLDGGRIVERGRHDELVAVGGLYAELYRTQFAVADSPTPYAGPEQPEPVVRTVPMGEYVAQEALPPAVAN
- a CDS encoding enoyl-CoA hydratase/isomerase family protein is translated as MTAETTGVRLDCDGPVATVTLCRPDVLNAQTPAMWRAMSDFSRDLPGDVRVVVVRAEGRAFSAGLDLSVAGASGPGSFAELSTLPEQECADRIAEYQGGFTWLHRPDVISVAAVQGHAIGAGFQLALACDLRVLAEDAKLSMAEVTLGLVPDLAGTKRLVELVGYARALEICATGRRMDAAEADRIGLANLVVPTDELDAAVRDLTAGLLAGNRDAVVEIKALLAGAGGRSHTEQQRAEREAQTRRLRDLAGRGE
- a CDS encoding helix-turn-helix domain-containing protein; the encoded protein is MASTGTATSTEKGRRIVGAERQTLAKDLVKRYTSGESIRALAASTGRSYGFIHRVLTESGVQLRQRGGARRRKKA
- a CDS encoding cadmium resistance transporter, translating into MTDPLAAAAGAAAVFAATNLDDVVVLTVLFVAARGAGRPRPWQIVAGQYLGIGTLVAVAVVVAAGLLVVPDPWTGLLGLLPIGLGIRALVRRADDDEPPAVVGSLLGVAGVTIANGSDNIAVYVPVFRSLDPTAGLVWLLVFAALVAVWCAVAALLGSHPGVVRLVGRVGHWLVPAVFIAIGATILLTSGVLPHLTTLLP